In Halobacteriovorax marinus SJ, the following proteins share a genomic window:
- a CDS encoding ferritin-like domain-containing protein translates to MNIDEYARTLLFSTNLEDKLLSPKVISSFNSFEIVDRPLSPGRDKLISFSTKQTKFPKPKTLHIPERRATALHFFANHELLAIEMMAAAILCLPTRNELDLKAKKGLLATIADEQKHFLLYKKRMENLGLEFGGVSLNDYFWKKFLEVDNLDGFFALVSLTFEAANLDFAKFYENIFNEVEDFETEKIMNIVYEDEISHVAYGRNWLNKWREDKSLWTYYNELLPENVTPARAKAMMFDQDARLRAGLDQDFIDKVRNYEDDFVVTNRKEWKK, encoded by the coding sequence ATGAATATTGACGAGTACGCTAGAACTCTTCTCTTTTCTACGAACTTAGAGGATAAGCTTTTAAGTCCTAAAGTTATTTCTAGCTTCAATAGTTTTGAAATTGTAGACCGTCCGCTTTCTCCTGGAAGAGATAAGTTAATTTCTTTTTCTACAAAGCAGACAAAGTTTCCAAAGCCTAAAACGCTTCATATTCCAGAGAGAAGAGCTACTGCGCTACACTTCTTCGCTAATCATGAATTGCTTGCAATAGAGATGATGGCCGCGGCAATACTTTGCTTACCAACGAGAAATGAACTAGACCTAAAAGCGAAGAAAGGGCTCCTTGCGACTATCGCTGATGAACAAAAGCACTTTCTCCTTTATAAAAAGAGAATGGAGAATTTAGGGCTTGAGTTTGGAGGGGTCTCTTTAAATGACTATTTTTGGAAAAAGTTTTTAGAGGTAGATAACTTAGATGGATTCTTTGCGCTTGTCTCACTTACCTTTGAAGCCGCGAATTTAGATTTTGCGAAATTCTACGAGAATATCTTTAATGAAGTAGAGGATTTCGAAACAGAGAAGATAATGAATATTGTCTATGAAGATGAAATCAGCCACGTTGCCTATGGAAGAAATTGGCTCAATAAGTGGAGAGAAGATAAGTCTTTGTGGACCTATTATAATGAACTTCTTCCTGAGAATGTGACACCCGCCAGAGCGAAGGCGATGATGTTTGATCAAGATGCTCGCCTAAGAGCTGGATTAGATCAAGACTTCATTGATAAAGTTAGAAATTATGAAGATGATTTTGTCGTAACAAATAGAAAAGAATGGAAGAAGTAA